One window from the genome of Pseudoalteromonas sp. '520P1 No. 423' encodes:
- a CDS encoding transporter substrate-binding domain-containing protein: MAGYEYNFIQLPVARGLMEFDLGNIDIEPSINKKWRLYQNEVGLYTIPYASSVEVLLGLKNKDIITASDLYGNMVGVVRGYRYQMLDDHFGKRKIVKVENKSENELLTQLSRKHLDYICIGDITAKYYQLINPKYRF, encoded by the coding sequence TTGGCTGGGTATGAATATAATTTTATTCAATTACCAGTTGCTCGAGGGTTAATGGAGTTTGATTTAGGAAATATTGATATAGAGCCAAGTATAAACAAAAAATGGCGGTTATATCAAAATGAAGTTGGACTTTACACAATACCGTATGCATCTTCTGTTGAAGTGCTTTTGGGGCTCAAGAACAAAGACATTATTACTGCCTCTGATTTATACGGTAACATGGTAGGTGTCGTCAGAGGCTATCGTTATCAAATGCTTGATGATCATTTTGGTAAAAGAAAAATTGTTAAAGTTGAAAATAAGTCAGAAAATGAATTGCTTACACAACTATCACGTAAACATTTAGACTATATTTGCATTGGTGATATTACCGCAAAATATTACCAACTCATAAATCCCAAATATCGTTTTTAA